Proteins encoded by one window of Xanthomonas sp. DAR 80977:
- a CDS encoding aspartate aminotransferase family protein — MSSTSAISQWPDVGQLYQRFHALVNQPMRPIRPAGMAKVMRYFDEKCQGSKRLGEAAQRVIPGGVQHNLAFNHPFPLAMRSAEGAHLTDVDGNRYIDFLQAGGPTLLGSNPPQLRTKVAEVLEHCGPVTGLLHEYEVKLAELVCASMPAVEMLRLLGSGTEAVMGAVRLARTHTRKKWIVKIGGAYHGWSDQLVYGMRLPGTGRMEAIGIPRGATAHTQECHPNDLDALRRTLQLNRLRGGTAAVLLEPLGPESGTRPVHRDYNQQVRTLCDEFGALLIFDEVVTGFRLGPGGAQGYFGVKPDITVLGKCLAGGYPMAGAIGGRREVMMSLVGGIGTSARRAFVGGTLSANPLSCVAGYYALLEAQRSDAAGHAGRAGDRLRQGLDAIIQRLGLPYVVYNMGSIVHLQTSGVLLLDTGNLYKLWRVRKQAKERKHMMEEMGAAYSAHGLITLAGSRIYTSLADTDAVVDEALNRFEDVFKLV, encoded by the coding sequence ATGAGCTCGACTTCCGCAATTTCGCAATGGCCCGACGTGGGCCAGCTGTACCAGCGCTTCCATGCCCTGGTCAACCAGCCGATGCGGCCGATCCGGCCTGCCGGCATGGCCAAGGTGATGCGCTACTTCGACGAGAAGTGCCAGGGGTCCAAGCGCCTGGGCGAGGCCGCGCAGCGGGTGATCCCGGGCGGCGTGCAGCACAACCTGGCGTTCAACCATCCGTTCCCGCTGGCGATGCGCAGCGCCGAAGGCGCGCACCTGACCGATGTCGACGGCAACCGCTACATCGATTTCCTGCAGGCCGGCGGACCCACACTGCTCGGCTCCAACCCGCCGCAGCTGCGCACCAAGGTCGCCGAGGTGCTGGAGCATTGCGGTCCGGTGACCGGCCTGCTGCACGAGTACGAGGTCAAGCTGGCCGAGCTGGTCTGCGCCAGCATGCCGGCGGTGGAAATGCTGCGCCTGCTCGGTTCGGGCACCGAGGCGGTGATGGGCGCGGTGCGCCTGGCGCGCACCCACACCCGCAAGAAATGGATCGTCAAGATCGGCGGCGCCTACCACGGCTGGAGCGACCAGCTGGTGTACGGCATGCGCCTGCCCGGCACCGGGCGCATGGAGGCGATCGGCATTCCGCGCGGCGCCACCGCGCATACCCAGGAATGCCATCCCAACGACCTGGATGCGCTGCGCCGCACCTTGCAGCTCAACCGGCTGCGCGGCGGCACCGCCGCGGTGCTGCTGGAACCGCTGGGGCCGGAAAGCGGCACCCGCCCGGTGCACCGCGACTACAACCAGCAGGTGCGCACGCTGTGCGACGAGTTCGGCGCGCTGCTGATCTTCGACGAAGTGGTCACCGGCTTCCGCCTCGGCCCCGGCGGCGCGCAGGGCTATTTCGGGGTCAAGCCGGACATCACCGTGCTCGGCAAGTGCCTGGCCGGCGGCTATCCGATGGCCGGCGCGATCGGCGGCCGCCGCGAGGTGATGATGAGCCTGGTCGGCGGCATCGGCACCAGCGCGCGGCGCGCCTTCGTCGGCGGCACGCTGTCGGCCAATCCGCTGTCGTGCGTGGCCGGCTACTACGCCTTGCTCGAGGCGCAGCGCAGCGATGCCGCCGGCCACGCCGGCCGCGCCGGCGATCGCCTGCGGCAGGGCCTGGACGCGATCATCCAGCGGCTCGGCCTGCCCTACGTGGTCTACAACATGGGCTCGATCGTGCACCTGCAGACCTCCGGCGTGCTGCTGCTGGACACCGGCAACCTGTACAAGCTGTGGCGCGTGCGCAAGCAGGCCAAGGAGCGCAAGCACATGATGGAGGAGATGGGCGCGGCGTACTCGGCGCACGGCCTGATCACCCTGGCCGGCAGCCGCATCTACACCAGCCTGGCCGATACCGACGCGGTGGTGGACGAGGCGTTGAACCGCTTCGAAGACGTGTTCAAGCTGGTATGA
- a CDS encoding SDR family NAD(P)-dependent oxidoreductase, whose protein sequence is MGRALALRLAEEGALLVLTARRAERLQALAQQIEAAGGRCLALAADAEDADAAQAVVDACIARFGRIDLAVLNVGGAPALHLRRMQAREVTAYMRSNYDTVVHYLFPVLRQMAAQQGGVVVHTNSLAGFLGVPLQGPYSAAKGALRLLFDTCRIEFGGHGIRFVSLYPGFVATAATAGDGMPAPLQISEDAAVEHMLRAIRQRRGDYRFPASTSALVRLAQLLPRALTDWIQRRELQRAG, encoded by the coding sequence ATGGGCCGCGCGCTGGCGTTGCGGCTGGCCGAGGAGGGCGCGTTGCTGGTGCTGACCGCGCGCCGTGCCGAGCGCCTGCAGGCCTTGGCGCAGCAGATCGAGGCCGCGGGCGGCCGCTGCCTGGCGCTGGCCGCCGATGCCGAGGACGCGGATGCGGCGCAGGCGGTGGTCGACGCCTGCATCGCCCGCTTCGGCCGCATCGACTTGGCGGTGCTCAACGTCGGCGGCGCGCCGGCGCTGCACTTGCGGCGGATGCAGGCGCGCGAGGTCACCGCGTACATGCGCAGCAACTACGACACGGTGGTGCACTACCTGTTCCCGGTGCTGCGGCAGATGGCGGCGCAGCAGGGCGGGGTGGTGGTGCATACGAATTCGCTGGCCGGTTTTCTGGGCGTGCCGCTGCAAGGGCCGTACTCCGCCGCCAAGGGCGCGCTGCGGCTGCTGTTCGATACCTGCCGCATCGAGTTCGGCGGCCACGGCATCCGCTTCGTCAGCCTCTACCCCGGCTTCGTGGCCACCGCCGCCACGGCCGGCGACGGCATGCCGGCACCGCTGCAGATCAGCGAGGACGCCGCGGTGGAGCACATGCTGCGCGCGATCCGCCAGCGGCGCGGCGACTACCGCTTTCCCGCCTCGACCAGCGCGCTGGTGCGCCTGGCGCAGTTGCTGCCCAGAGCGCTGACCGATTGGATCCAGCGCCGCGAGTTGCAGCGTGCAGGCTGA
- a CDS encoding DUF2147 domain-containing protein: protein MQMRHPSKRCRFLFGCIAVLLAPLAVAEPAPAQGLWFTAARDAVVEFAPCAEAAASLCGRIVWDKDAGTAKDTCGVQVARLDRYEDGVWRDGWAFDPRSGKRYQATLRAKGNALNMRAFIGVEVLGENERFTRAQALPATPVCAAK from the coding sequence ATGCAAATGCGTCATCCGTCGAAGCGTTGTCGTTTCCTGTTCGGTTGCATCGCGGTGTTGCTGGCGCCGCTGGCCGTCGCCGAGCCGGCGCCGGCGCAAGGCCTGTGGTTCACCGCGGCCAGGGATGCGGTGGTCGAATTCGCGCCGTGCGCGGAGGCGGCCGCATCGTTGTGCGGACGGATCGTGTGGGACAAGGATGCCGGCACCGCGAAAGACACCTGCGGGGTCCAGGTGGCGCGGCTGGACCGCTACGAAGACGGCGTATGGCGCGACGGCTGGGCGTTCGACCCGCGCAGCGGCAAGCGCTACCAGGCGACGCTGCGGGCCAAGGGCAATGCCTTGAACATGCGCGCCTTCATCGGCGTGGAAGTGCTCGGCGAGAACGAGCGCTTCACCCGCGCCCAGGCGTTGCCGGCCACGCCGGTCTGCGCCGCCAAGTAA
- a CDS encoding TorF family putative porin: MAALAGALSLSCAACTSAYAQQAGADGIASYQFENQIKLMSEQRTRGVSDSLLRPSLKWSTQFVHASGFVALVEIAGVSKKQFLDGDGLGITAAAGYRFGDPDAWHAGVGLATERFPGARFTAPHSFDPETGTPADFRTTDYDSDFAVLELGYGAVEGRVLYVLSKTYRGADTGGVCAQILQFAADPGVALRCYARGEHDSRGTLLGDLNYQIPLLPSLLPSTSVRLHAGYQKLANFSEGSFADYQVGITHKRWGFDWNLDWVSTRVNAHELYWVQDGDRIRKTDRDTFVASIGYTF, translated from the coding sequence ATGGCGGCCCTCGCGGGCGCGCTGTCGCTGTCCTGTGCCGCATGCACGTCCGCCTACGCGCAGCAGGCCGGCGCCGACGGCATCGCCAGCTACCAGTTCGAGAACCAGATCAAGCTGATGAGCGAGCAGCGCACGCGCGGCGTGTCCGACTCGCTGCTGCGGCCGTCGCTGAAGTGGAGCACCCAGTTCGTGCATGCCAGCGGCTTCGTGGCGCTGGTGGAGATCGCCGGGGTCAGCAAGAAGCAGTTCCTCGACGGCGACGGCCTGGGCATCACCGCCGCCGCCGGCTACCGCTTCGGCGATCCCGATGCCTGGCATGCCGGCGTCGGCCTGGCCACCGAGCGCTTCCCGGGCGCGCGCTTCACCGCGCCGCACAGCTTCGATCCGGAAACCGGCACCCCGGCGGACTTCCGCACCACCGACTACGACAGCGATTTCGCGGTGCTGGAACTGGGCTACGGCGCAGTCGAAGGCCGTGTGCTGTACGTGTTGTCCAAGACCTACCGCGGCGCCGATACCGGCGGCGTGTGCGCGCAGATCCTGCAGTTCGCCGCCGACCCGGGCGTGGCGCTGCGCTGCTACGCCCGCGGCGAGCACGATTCGCGCGGCACGCTGCTCGGCGACCTCAACTACCAGATTCCGCTGCTGCCGTCGCTGCTGCCCTCGACCAGCGTGCGCCTGCATGCCGGCTACCAGAAGCTGGCCAACTTCAGCGAAGGCAGCTTCGCCGACTATCAGGTCGGGATCACCCACAAGCGCTGGGGATTCGACTGGAACCTGGATTGGGTGAGCACGCGGGTCAATGCGCACGAACTGTACTGGGTCCAGGATGGCGACCGGATCAGGAAAACCGATCGCGACACCTTCGTCGCCTCGATCGGCTACACGTTCTGA
- a CDS encoding xylulokinase gives MRSQSHDVGEAGHLPLVLAVDLGTSGCKCALVAVDGTVVAWAFEPVPLHVHGVCAEQDPRDWWNAFLATAAAVVGQGDAALRRRIVAVCCSTQGEGTVCVDRDGAALGNAMLWLDMRGQAAIAQRLRGRWLSVRGYGPAKLLRWLRLSGGAPARSGKDCAGHIAYLRDHQPERYQRTHKFLNVLDYLNLRLTGRFCATPDSMLTTWVTDNRDPARIRYDAGLLRMVGIERDKLPDLVPSTEVLGPLLPQIAERLGLSPNTQVIAGAIDNSAVAVAAAVKDYASHLYLGTSSWLGAHVPSMKTDVFSKIAAVPCAVGGRYLVTALQTTAGANLSFLRDRILFHPDELLSDEERPDVYEVLNTIAARVPAGANGLIYMPWLFGERAPVEDPSLRAGLVNLSLMHTREDIIRAFMEGVALNTRWMMEPFARLLGCNPGTIAAVGGGAQSDLWCQIIADVSGQPIRQLHNPIQANAIGASFIAAVGLGRLRFDDLPSLQRARRVYEPATATRALYDDRYAVFKQLHRSLAPIYRRLNPEHESVPQPSVAEATQHVCP, from the coding sequence ATGCGCAGCCAATCGCACGACGTCGGCGAGGCCGGGCACCTGCCGTTGGTGCTGGCGGTGGATCTGGGCACCTCCGGCTGCAAGTGCGCGCTGGTCGCGGTGGACGGCACGGTGGTGGCCTGGGCCTTCGAACCGGTGCCGCTGCATGTGCACGGCGTCTGCGCGGAGCAGGATCCGCGCGATTGGTGGAATGCGTTCCTGGCCACCGCCGCGGCGGTGGTCGGGCAGGGCGACGCCGCGTTGCGCCGGCGCATCGTCGCGGTGTGCTGTTCGACCCAGGGCGAGGGCACGGTCTGCGTCGATCGCGACGGCGCCGCGCTGGGCAACGCCATGCTGTGGCTGGACATGCGCGGCCAGGCCGCCATCGCGCAGCGCCTGCGCGGCCGCTGGCTCAGCGTGCGCGGCTACGGCCCGGCCAAACTGCTGCGCTGGCTGCGCCTGAGCGGCGGCGCGCCGGCGCGCAGCGGCAAGGATTGCGCCGGCCACATCGCCTACCTGCGCGACCACCAACCCGAGCGCTACCAACGCACGCACAAGTTCCTCAACGTGCTGGACTACCTGAACCTGCGTCTGACCGGCCGCTTCTGCGCCACGCCCGATTCGATGCTGACCACCTGGGTCACCGACAACCGCGACCCGGCGCGGATCCGCTACGACGCCGGCCTGCTGCGCATGGTCGGCATCGAACGCGACAAACTGCCCGATCTGGTGCCCTCGACCGAAGTGCTGGGGCCGTTGCTGCCGCAGATCGCCGAGCGGCTGGGGTTGTCGCCGAACACCCAGGTGATCGCCGGGGCGATCGACAACTCGGCGGTGGCGGTGGCCGCGGCGGTCAAGGACTACGCCTCGCACCTGTACCTGGGCACCTCGTCGTGGCTGGGCGCGCACGTGCCGAGCATGAAGACCGACGTGTTCAGCAAGATCGCCGCGGTGCCCTGCGCGGTCGGCGGCCGCTACCTGGTCACCGCGCTGCAGACCACCGCCGGCGCCAACCTGTCGTTCCTGCGCGACCGCATCCTGTTCCATCCCGACGAGCTGCTCAGCGACGAGGAGCGGCCGGACGTGTACGAGGTGCTGAACACGATCGCGGCGCGGGTGCCGGCTGGCGCCAACGGCCTGATCTACATGCCGTGGCTGTTCGGCGAGCGCGCGCCGGTCGAGGATCCGAGCCTGCGTGCGGGCCTGGTCAACCTGTCGCTGATGCACACCCGCGAGGACATCATCCGCGCCTTCATGGAAGGCGTGGCGCTCAATACGCGCTGGATGATGGAACCGTTCGCGCGCCTGCTCGGCTGCAATCCGGGCACCATCGCCGCGGTCGGCGGCGGCGCGCAGTCGGACCTGTGGTGCCAGATCATCGCCGACGTCAGCGGCCAGCCGATCCGGCAGTTGCACAACCCGATCCAGGCCAACGCGATCGGCGCCAGCTTCATCGCCGCGGTGGGCCTGGGGCGCCTGCGCTTCGACGACCTGCCGAGCCTGCAGCGCGCGCGCCGCGTGTACGAGCCGGCCACCGCCACGCGCGCGCTGTACGACGACCGCTACGCGGTGTTCAAGCAATTGCATCGCAGCCTGGCGCCGATCTACCGGCGTCTGAATCCCGAGCACGAGAGCGTGCCGCAGCCCAGCGTCGCGGAGGCCACCCAGCATGTTTGCCCATGA
- a CDS encoding class II aldolase/adducin family protein, with protein sequence MFAHEQRQRVATLCVELSRRGYLAGTGGNVALRIDDACFAVTPSATDYLTMSAADICVVRLSDLHKLHGDSAPSVETGLHAQVLRRRADVACSIHTHQPVASACTLLGEPLQVDLPALRALIGRRIPIVGYMPSGTGLLARMLARTLQPATNAYLMRNHGVLCCGASLEAAVGAVDALERVARQHLLRRIQHRALHEPAAGESLRAVLAAMGVAPEPVSR encoded by the coding sequence ATGTTTGCCCATGAACAACGCCAGCGCGTCGCCACGCTGTGCGTGGAGCTGTCGCGGCGCGGCTACCTGGCCGGCACCGGCGGCAACGTCGCGCTGCGCATCGACGATGCCTGTTTCGCGGTGACCCCGTCGGCCACCGACTACCTGACCATGAGCGCCGCCGACATCTGCGTCGTGCGCCTGTCGGACCTGCACAAGCTGCACGGCGACAGCGCACCGTCGGTGGAAACCGGCCTGCATGCGCAGGTGCTGCGGCGGCGCGCGGACGTGGCCTGCAGCATCCACACCCACCAACCGGTCGCCAGTGCCTGCACCCTGCTCGGCGAGCCGCTGCAGGTCGATCTGCCGGCGCTGCGCGCGCTGATCGGCAGGCGCATTCCGATCGTCGGCTACATGCCCTCCGGCACCGGGCTGCTGGCGCGGATGCTGGCGCGCACGCTGCAGCCTGCGACCAATGCCTATCTGATGCGCAACCACGGCGTGCTGTGCTGCGGCGCCAGCCTGGAGGCGGCGGTCGGCGCGGTCGATGCGCTGGAGCGGGTCGCGCGCCAGCACCTGCTGCGCCGGATCCAGCACCGCGCGCTGCACGAGCCCGCCGCCGGCGAATCGCTGCGCGCCGTGCTCGCGGCGATGGGCGTGGCGCCCGAACCGGTGTCGCGCTGA
- the bfr gene encoding bacterioferritin, with product MKGHPEVVQCLIELLRGELAARDQYFIHSRRYEDQGLQVLYARINHEMEEETEHADALLRRILFLEGDPDMRPHAFEPGRTVEEMLQKDLKVEYEVRANLAAGMKLCEQHGDYVSRDVLLAQLKDTEEDHAWWLEQQLGLIKRLGMALYQTSKIGDGSVSGKDA from the coding sequence ATCGAGTTGCTGCGCGGCGAACTCGCCGCCCGCGACCAGTACTTCATCCACTCGCGGCGCTACGAGGACCAGGGCCTGCAGGTGCTGTACGCGCGCATCAACCACGAGATGGAAGAGGAGACCGAACACGCCGACGCGCTGCTGCGGCGCATCCTGTTCCTGGAAGGCGACCCGGACATGCGTCCGCACGCGTTCGAGCCCGGGCGCACGGTCGAAGAGATGCTGCAGAAGGACCTGAAGGTCGAATACGAAGTGCGCGCCAACCTGGCCGCGGGCATGAAGCTGTGCGAACAGCATGGCGACTACGTCAGCCGCGACGTGCTGCTGGCGCAGCTCAAGGACACCGAGGAAGACCACGCCTGGTGGCTGGAGCAGCAACTGGGCCTGATCAAGCGCCTGGGCATGGCGCTGTACCAGACCTCGAAGATCGGCGACGGCAGCGTGTCCGGCAAGGACGCCTGA